CTAGCAAAGCAAGGTAGAGTTGGATATTTTAGCGATGAGAAAAGCATAAATTTAGACGCAACTGATATAAGCGGCGAATTTATCAACGACCTTTTTGGCATCAAGAGCTTTGAGGGCGGTAAATTTCGCCTAAAAATGCTTGGAGAAAACTCTAAAAATTTCAAGGCTGAGGTGAGATTTTTTGGCACGTATCTAAAAGACTATATCTTTTATCAAAGGCTTTTAAGCTTTTTAAACTCGGTGCCGTCGCTTCTTAGCTTTAAAACGCCTGACTTTAACGACAAAGGTTTTACTGTTAAAAACGGCAAAATTTTACTTACTAGAAAAGGCGACGTGATCGAGTTTTTAGCGATTGAGATGATAGGCACGAGCGCAGATATCGGCGGACGTGGCACTATCGATCTAAAGAGCAAAAAGATAAACATCGACCTTGAGCTAAAGATACTAAAAGACGCAAGCGGCATCATCGACAAGATCCCACTTATCAACCAAATCATCCTTGGCAAAGACCGCTCGCTCTCAACCGTCATCGCCATACGCGGCACGACTGAAAAGCCAGAATACTCGACGCAGATCTTGCAAGATGCCCTGCTCTCACCACTGAAGATCATAAGAAACGTGATTCAGGCTCCGTTTTTGATATTTGAGTAGTTTAAATCTGCAACGCACAGAAATTATAGAAAAATTATTGGCTGCTTCTAAAGCCAAGAGTGGGCGCTCATTTTTAATTATTTATATTATCCTCGGCTCGCAAAGCGCGTAAAAAGGATACAAAAGCTAAAGATCAAGGTTTTGGTAGCTATTTTTTTAATACTAGTGCTATTAAAATATTTTGATAAAAAACATGAAATTTTACATATAAAAATATGTAAAATTTACTTCATCTCAAGACGCATGAGATACATCTCTTCTCCGTCAGTCACCTTTAAATTTTGGCTCTTGCACTTTGGACAAGTAAAGTCATTTTCGCTAAGTTCCCCACCAAATCCGCAATCCAAGCACTCAATAACCACAGCTTGTAAATTTATCACAAGCTCGGCATTTTCGCAGATCGTACCAGCCTTATAAACATCAAAGGCACTCTCTAAATAGTGTGGCTCCACTCCACTTAAACGGCCAACCTTTATCTCGATCTTGCTTATCTCTTTGGCATTTTCTTTGGCGGCATTTTTCTCACAAAGGCTGACTAAATTTTGAACGATACTAAGCTCATGCATTAGCAGATCCTTGGCAGTAGCTCGCCCTTTGGCGGCTCGAGAAATCTTCTTGATTTATAGGCATTTTCGATGATGACACGCTCGTTTTTAACATCCATTACCTCGCCTATTATCATCGCGTTTTTATCAAATTCTCTTAAAATTTTAAGCGCGTCCTCGGCCTCGCTCTCATCAACAGCCATCACAAAAGTGCCCTCATTTGCAAGTTCATAAGGCTCAAATCCAAATAGCTCACAAACGCCCATCACTTCGTCTGCGACCTTGATATTTTCTTCAAAAACTAAGATGTCAAATTTAGCAAATTTAGCCCATTCATTTAGCACTGCACTTAGTCCGCCTCTAGTTGCATCACGCATAGTTTGCGGCTTTATGCCAGCGCTAAATAGCTTTAAAGTAACCTCTTTTAAGCTCTTGCAGTCACTTTTTAGATCAAGTCCAAGCTCAAATTCTTCTCTTGCAGCTAGCACCACGCCGCCGTGTCTGCCAACATCTCCAGAGATTAAAATTTTAGCCCCTGCCTTTAATTTTTTAAGCTCCACGCCTTCGCAAACTATTTCGCCGATGCCTGCTGTGTTTATAAAAATTTTATCGCATTTGCCCTTTGGCACGACCTTTGTATCGCCGCAAACTACGCTCACACCACTCTCTTTGCAAGTTTTTGCAAGCGAGCCAAGCACGCGCTCAAGCTCTTCTATACTTAGCCCCTCTTCGATGATGAGCGAACAGCTTAGGTATTTAGCGCTTGCACCAACCATCGCTAGGTCGTTTATCGTGCCGCAAGCTGCGATCTTGCCGATATCGCCACCATTAAAAAAAATGGGAGTTACCACAAAGCTATCGGAGCTAAATGCGATCTTGCCGTTTAAATTTAGTATCGCTGAGTCGTTGCTCTGCCTTAAAATTTCATTATCAAAAATTTTAAATATCGTCTCGTTTATAAGCGAGTTCATCTCCTCGCCACCGCCGCCGTGGCTTAGCATTATCTTTTTCATTAAATTCCTTAACCAACTCTTGCGTATTTAAAATATGCCGCACAAGCACCCTCACTTGAGACCATGCACGATCCTATCGGATTTTGCGGGTTGCAGACCTTGCCAAAGACTTTGCACTCTGTCGGCTTTGCCAGCCCCCTTAAAATTTGCCCGCAAATGCAAGCCTTACTCTCACCAGCGCTCTCTACGTTGCAGTCAAACTGCACTCTAGCGTCAAGGTGGACAAACTCGTCTCTTAGCTTCATGCCGCTTTGTGCTATCTCGCCAAGGCCTCTCCAGACAAAGTCGCACGGCTCAAAGTACTTAGCTATGAGCTCTTTTGCCCTAACATTACCCTCTTCTTTGACAGCCCTTGCGTACTCGTTGTAGACTTCATGTGTGCCTGCATTTTGCTGACGGACTAAATTTAGCACACTTGCCATGATGTCAAGCGGCTCAAAACCACTAATGGCGATCGGTCTTTTAAATTCGCTCGCTAGCTCTTTGTAAATTTTACTTCCAGTGATAACGCTTACGTGACTTGGTCCCAAAAATGCGTCTATCCTTACGTTTTCGTCGCTCATTATAGCTCTAACTGGGGCTGGGACGGTCACGTGATTTATGTGAAAGTATAAATTTTTAATGCCCTCTTGCACCACTTTTTCAACTAAATTTGCGCTCATCGGAGTCGTCGTCTCAAAGCCGATCGCAAAAAATATGACCTTTTTGTCTGGATTTTGTTTAGCGATATTTAATGCATCAAGTGGCGTGTAAAGTGCCCTTATATCGTGTCCCTCGCCGCGAAGCTTTTGCAAGCTTGTCTTTGAGCCAGGCACTCTTAGCATGTCAGCTAGCGTGCAAAAGATCACATTATCCATGCTAGCTAGCTTACAGGCCTCATCTATGCGGCTCTTTGGCATCACGCAGACTGGACAGCCTGGGCCGTGGACGAAATTTATATGCTCTCCCACTAAACTTGGCAGTGCAAATTTCATAATGCTGTGCGTATGGCCGCCGCAAATTTCCATGATATTTAGCGGTTTTACGCTCTCTTTTTGGATGAGTTTTGAAAGGGCTAGGATTAAATTTTTATCGCGAAAGTCATTGATAAGATCCATCAAATTTTCCCCGCGTTCATATCATCAGCGATCTTTTGATAGACCTCTAAGCTCTCAAGCGCAAACTGCGTATCGATCTTTTGCATAGCGTAACCAACGTGGATCAGCACATATTCGCCAACTTTTACCTCTTCAGAGATGAGATCTAGGCTAACCTTTCTAGTAACACCCAAGGTCTCAACGGTAGCAACGTTATTTTCATCTATTTCTATTACTTTTGAAGGGATTGAGAGGCACATTATCTTAGCTCTTTTTTAAATTCCAAATAACTTATCCATTTATCAATACCTTCACCAGTTTTACTATCTACCACAAAGATATCAACCTTTGGATTTAGCTTCCTAGCATCATTTTTCACTCGCTCTATATCAAAGTCAAAGTGCAGTGCGAGCGATGCTTTTGTGATGAGAAGCACGTCAGCAGCTCTAAACATCACTGGGTACTTACTCACCTTATCATCGCCCTCTGGCACTGAAAGAAGCACAGCGTTAAAATGTGAGCCAACGTCATAGCTTGCAGGACAGACTAAATTTCCAACATTTTCTATAAAGACTAGGTCAAGCTCATTTAGTGGCAAGTGATGGAGGCCTTCGTGCACCATAAAAGCATCCAAGTGACAGGTCTGACCTGTGCTTATCTGATGAGCCTTTGCTCCAGCCTTTACTATACGGTCGGCATCTTGATTTGTCTCCAAATCGCCCTCAACAACGCCTATTTTAAACTTACCAGCCTTTATCGTAGCCTCGAGAAGCGTTGTCTTGCCTGCCCCTGGACTACTCATTAAATTTACACAAAGTATCTTTTTTTCATCAAGATGAGCTCTATTGTGAGCAGCTTCTTTATCATTTTCAGAGAGAATTTTCTCTATCACGTCTATGGTTTTACTCTCATTTAGCACAGGATGTGCGTGAGCCTCATGGCTATGCTCATGTGCGTCATGAGCATGCTCTGTATGCCCATCGTGAGTGTGTGGGTGTGAGTGAGTAGTGCCATCAACATGAGTGTGGGCATGGGCGTGATTACCCATTGAGCAACCGCAATCTTTGCACATTTTTTTATCCTTTTTTATTAATTTATGGAGATTTTAACTCTTAAATTTAAAAATAAAATTAAATTTTTAGGATTTTTTACAAATAGATCAAAATTAATTAACTTGTTTAAATTTTCATTTAAATTTAAAATATAAGCGAATTTTTTACAAATACTTTGACTAAATTTACTTTACTCTTTTTGCCTAATATCATCCAGCTTATCAAAATTTTCATCACCAAATAATTTTTTACTATTCTTTCCAGCACTCTTTTGAATTATTAGATCTTTTAATCTAGCCTTGCCATTATCCATCACCATCAAAATCGCATACGCATGAACATCCTCTTCTCTCATTTCATCTTCGGTATTAGCTGCACTATCAGGCGACATATAAAAGTGCTCTATGCCGTATTTTACGAGCGAGTAGCCATCATATCTACCAGCTAAAAACACTCCATTCTCTGGCTTGCGTATACTAAATTTAGCAAAGCTATAAGTGCCATTAACATCTGGCTTTAAAACAGCATAAACTCTAGCCCCATCTCTTACTCTCTCATCGTATTGGTCGATATAGCGGTTATCTTCATCATTTTCGTCAAAATTTCTTGAATGAAAATTTGAAAATTCATAGTTTAAATCAACATAGTTTCCACGAAAAAGATCTCTTGGGTCGTAAAGATTTACCCTCACTCTTACCTCTTGCCCAAAATAAAGTGGCATAAGTGCGTAGCCAAGCATAATGACAATAAGCAAAATTTGAAAAACTACAGCCACTATTAATACTTTTATCTTCATTTTTTACGTCCTTTTCTAGCGACAACTAGTACTATGAAAGCAAACACCATAAATAGCGCCGTAGCACCAATATAATCGCCTATGAGTTGGAAATACCTCGCGGCTGCAACCAAAAATATCATACAAAGACCAAGTTTTAACTCACCCTTTTTGATAAGAACCGCAGCTGTTATGATATTTGCGAGCGAAAAAAATATATTTGCGTAGCCAGGACCGTAGCTAAAGATAAATGGCAACGACACGAGCAGTGCCCCAAGCAGCAAACCACTCTTGTTTTTTTCTTTAAAAAATAGTGCAAAATAAGCAACACTAAATAGGATAAAGACAAAGCCAAAATTGCTTTTAAAAAACGACTTCACAAACCAAAGCTCTTCATCTCCAACCTCAAATAAATTTCTTTCTTCAAATAAAAGCAGACAAAGCAACAACACAAAAACGCCAAAATTTTTACCAAATTCTTTTGCAAATGCGCCAAGCCCTACTCTAAATTTATCTAGTAGCGGCGAAATGCTAATAAGTAAAAGTGCATAAGATAGCGATACGATCGCAACCATCGGAAGTCCAAACAAAAATCCATAATCAAATACCGCTCTAAGACCACTAATGTAGCCACAAAATGAAATGATGTATATAAAGATATCTATAAAAAGCACAAAAGCAAGCCATTTTGAGTCGTCTTTGTAAAGTGTATATGCGCCAAGTACTATAAAAATGATAAAGCCAAAACCAAAATCGCCCTGATAAGCTATCATAAAAAACCAAACCGTCGCAAAAATAAGGCTTTGGGCCACCAACACACCTTTTTTACTAGCAAAAGAAACCGCAAACGCTCCGATACTCCAAAGTAAAATACCGCCGCTTGGCTCATCACTAATGTGATAAATTTGAGCAATAAGTGCAATCGCCGCACCAAAGCAGAAATTTCCAAGAAAAAACATCGCCGTTGATAGATTTTCCTTTTCCTTTGCGAGATAGTAAATTCCACCAAAATTTACAAGTCCAAGTACAAACAACACAAGTGCTAAACGTCCTATTCTTGGTATCTCTTCCCAATTTGCACCAACAAGCGTAAAAAAGGCTAGTGCAAAAAAGAGATATGCTACGAGTTTTAGGACAAAACTCATCTTATCGCTGTGAGCGTCAGGGTCGATGTCGTATAAATTTGCTATTTTTATAGCGGTCTCCTTATCAACTATACCGTCACTTTGCCACCGATCCAGCTCTTTTGCTAGAAAAATTCTATTTAAAAAGTTCAATAACAACTCCTTTGCAAGCTCATTAAAACATAAGAAGCCTATTAACCAGCGTAAAAATGTGGTAATAAGGATCAAATTTTTGTTGTTATTATATTAAAAATATAGCGTAAATGCTAAGAAGAGATATTTGGACGAGTTTAAAAATTTTTTAGAAATTTAAATTTTAGTCAAGGCTCAATAAAAAGAGTAAATGACCATCAAATTATCATTTATTCAAATGATATGGAGTTTGCGCGAGTAAATCGGCAAAAACTCCATATAAATTTACAAAAACTACAAAAACCGCTTAAAAACTATTTTGAAAGACAAATGTGATAAACAACGCAGCTATGAGAAACCTGCTGCTTGCTATACTTGCTAAAAACTCCTAAATTTCCTACCACCTCAAAGACTTTAGCACGCTAAAATTTAGGAACGGCTGCCTTTGTAAGTTTAGAAAATTTAACACCTTTTAAGCCAGCAATTCTCTCAGAAAAGCGTTCTATTTTGCTTGCCTCTCCTCTTATAGAGATCGTTTCTAAGCAGTTGTGATGATCGACATGTACGTGATTTGTGCAGATTATTTTCACATCAGAGTCATGCTCGATATCCATTTTTTTATTCACCAAATCGTTGTGATGATGCACATAAATGAGCGTCAAAACACCGATCAACTCTTCATTAGCGTCTTTCCAGCTATCATTTACGATCTTTTCACGGATCAGATCCCTCGTAAATTCGCTCCTAGAAGCGTAGCCTTGTTCGCTAACCTTTTTATCTAGTTCGTCTAGTAACTGACTAGGTAAAGAAACACTAAAACGTATAACACTATCCATTTTCTGCTCCTTTCTCGTTTGATTACCGTTTATAATCATTATACATCACTTATTAGAAAATGTGGATAAAAAATAATAAATTTGCCCTAAATTTACGTTAGAATCGTTGCTACAGAATTTTTTATTGATATAAAATTTCAAATTTGCTTTAGTAAATTTTTTGTAAATAAGTTCAAGTAAAGTCTTATTTTGAAAAACTCCACCACTTAGTAAAATTTTCATTTTTTCTTTTTTAGAAATTTCAAAAATGATATTAGCTATACCATTTATAAATGCCGTTGCAGCCACTCTTGGTTCATCTTTTAAAGCATTTTTAAAGGCCTCTTTAAAGCAGATCACTCCAGCATTTAGACTAAATTTATAACACACATCCAAATTTTTATCATAAAGTGTTTCAAGTCTCATGCCGCTCTCGCCCTCAAAACTAGAGTGAAAAAGCCCACAAATAATCGCCCCAAATGCGTCAAATATCCTACCAACCGAGCTAGTTTTTACTAAGTTTAATCCTTTTTGCTCCATTTTTTTAAAATTTGCAAGTATTTTTTCATCAAAATTTACTAAAAATTTACCAGCTTCGTCCTCAAGAGAGTATTTTAAAATAATAGAATATGCGATTAGATAGATATTTTTGATGCTGTTTTCGCCCCCAAATAGACTAAATTCATCAAAATGATAAACTCGCTCGTAATTCTTTTTATCTAGCCTAAAGACCTCGCCACCCCAAATTTTGCCATCCTCCCCGTATCCAGTGCCGTCAAAACAAAAGCCAATGTACTTTTTATCTGCTAGATCGTTTTCAAATATTACACTTAGCAAATGCGCGTAGTGGTGCTGCAAATGAACTAGCTCAAAGCCCTGATCCTTTGCCCATTTTGTATTTAAAAAATTTGGATGCAGATCGGCTACAACTTTATCGATTTTTAGGTTGTAAGTCTTTTCAAAAAGGGTAAAAATATCTTTAAATCTATCAAAAGTCGCCACGTTTTTTAGGTCGCCGATATACGGGCTAATCATCAAAAGGCCGTCTTTGTATATACAAAAAGAACTTTTTAGCTCCGCTCCAAGGGCTAAAAATGTCCCTTTTTGCTTGAAATTTGTATGAATGAAATTTGGATTTAAGCCACGGCTCGTTCTTGTAAAAACAACTTCATCACCAACGCAAAATGCGATACTATCGTCACTTGGTGAGTAAATTTCTCGGTCGTGATCAAGGTAAAAGTCTATGACGTCACCTAGCTTTTCTCTTAGCTCGCTCTCATCTTTTATCACAACTTCGCCTGAGATGTTTGCGCTAGTTGCGATGATGTCGTGCTTGAGATAGTCAAAAAGCAAAAGATGTATGCCGCTAAATGCGAGCATGACGCCAAGCTTGTTTAAATTTGGAGCGACACTTTTTGCGATATTTGAGCCATTTTTTGCCTCAAGCAAGAC
The DNA window shown above is from Campylobacter concisus and carries:
- a CDS encoding hydrogenase nickel incorporation protein HypA, which translates into the protein MHELSIVQNLVSLCEKNAAKENAKEISKIEIKVGRLSGVEPHYLESAFDVYKAGTICENAELVINLQAVVIECLDCGFGGELSENDFTCPKCKSQNLKVTDGEEMYLMRLEMK
- a CDS encoding hydrogenase expression/formation protein HypE, translating into MKKIMLSHGGGGEEMNSLINETIFKIFDNEILRQSNDSAILNLNGKIAFSSDSFVVTPIFFNGGDIGKIAACGTINDLAMVGASAKYLSCSLIIEEGLSIEELERVLGSLAKTCKESGVSVVCGDTKVVPKGKCDKIFINTAGIGEIVCEGVELKKLKAGAKILISGDVGRHGGVVLAAREEFELGLDLKSDCKSLKEVTLKLFSAGIKPQTMRDATRGGLSAVLNEWAKFAKFDILVFEENIKVADEVMGVCELFGFEPYELANEGTFVMAVDESEAEDALKILREFDKNAMIIGEVMDVKNERVIIENAYKSRRFLEPPKGELLPRIC
- a CDS encoding hydrogenase formation protein HypD — protein: MDLINDFRDKNLILALSKLIQKESVKPLNIMEICGGHTHSIMKFALPSLVGEHINFVHGPGCPVCVMPKSRIDEACKLASMDNVIFCTLADMLRVPGSKTSLQKLRGEGHDIRALYTPLDALNIAKQNPDKKVIFFAIGFETTTPMSANLVEKVVQEGIKNLYFHINHVTVPAPVRAIMSDENVRIDAFLGPSHVSVITGSKIYKELASEFKRPIAISGFEPLDIMASVLNLVRQQNAGTHEVYNEYARAVKEEGNVRAKELIAKYFEPCDFVWRGLGEIAQSGMKLRDEFVHLDARVQFDCNVESAGESKACICGQILRGLAKPTECKVFGKVCNPQNPIGSCMVSSEGACAAYFKYARVG
- a CDS encoding hydrogenase formation protein, producing the protein MCLSIPSKVIEIDENNVATVETLGVTRKVSLDLISEEVKVGEYVLIHVGYAMQKIDTQFALESLEVYQKIADDMNAGKI
- a CDS encoding hydrogenase accessory protein HypB; protein product: MCKDCGCSMGNHAHAHTHVDGTTHSHPHTHDGHTEHAHDAHEHSHEAHAHPVLNESKTIDVIEKILSENDKEAAHNRAHLDEKKILCVNLMSSPGAGKTTLLEATIKAGKFKIGVVEGDLETNQDADRIVKAGAKAHQISTGQTCHLDAFMVHEGLHHLPLNELDLVFIENVGNLVCPASYDVGSHFNAVLLSVPEGDDKVSKYPVMFRAADVLLITKASLALHFDFDIERVKNDARKLNPKVDIFVVDSKTGEGIDKWISYLEFKKELR
- a CDS encoding nickel responsive regulator (Inhibits transcription at high concentrations of nickel) → MDSVIRFSVSLPSQLLDELDKKVSEQGYASRSEFTRDLIREKIVNDSWKDANEELIGVLTLIYVHHHNDLVNKKMDIEHDSDVKIICTNHVHVDHHNCLETISIRGEASKIERFSERIAGLKGVKFSKLTKAAVPKF
- a CDS encoding carbamoyltransferase HypF encodes the protein MRLSFRYEIKGLVQGVGFRPFVYTSADKFKLVGEIYNDDEGVKLNFSGEEASFLAFEKELHENLPALARIDELHKFKIDQIYEKLEIIASKSATKQAPILPDYALCDDCLREFYDPTNPRYKYPFINCTNCGPRFSIIKALPYDRVNTTMNEFKMCKFCESEYKDPLNRRYHAEPISCPNCGPKLYLKDKFGKVLASENEAAKEAAKLINEGKILAIKGLGGFHLVCDATNEATVSELRARKHRPSKPFALMSKNLENAGKIAEISEAEARLLSSNLKPIVLLEAKNGSNIAKSVAPNLNKLGVMLAFSGIHLLLFDYLKHDIIATSANISGEVVIKDESELREKLGDVIDFYLDHDREIYSPSDDSIAFCVGDEVVFTRTSRGLNPNFIHTNFKQKGTFLALGAELKSSFCIYKDGLLMISPYIGDLKNVATFDRFKDIFTLFEKTYNLKIDKVVADLHPNFLNTKWAKDQGFELVHLQHHYAHLLSVIFENDLADKKYIGFCFDGTGYGEDGKIWGGEVFRLDKKNYERVYHFDEFSLFGGENSIKNIYLIAYSIILKYSLEDEAGKFLVNFDEKILANFKKMEQKGLNLVKTSSVGRIFDAFGAIICGLFHSSFEGESGMRLETLYDKNLDVCYKFSLNAGVICFKEAFKNALKDEPRVAATAFINGIANIIFEISKKEKMKILLSGGVFQNKTLLELIYKKFTKANLKFYINKKFCSNDSNVNLGQIYYFLSTFSNK